The Acidobacteriota bacterium genome window below encodes:
- a CDS encoding molybdenum cofactor biosynthesis protein MoaE, translating into MRGNSGILLSVQVRVLFFGMLKDIAGGGEQRLTLADGARLADALAECEQQWPKLTDYLAATAVAINQEFAPVESRLKDGDEIALLPPVSGGAPPKAPPGEPLVRMQRERIVPHDIVPKLERPEDGAVVIFDGIVRNHSRGRETKYLEYDAYEPMALKQLEQLAAEARQKFAIRNVAIVHRLGKLEIGESSVLIVVFSAHRAAAFEACRWLIDTLKQTVPIWKKEFFADGAVWAPGEAFPEAIPTAGKGAK; encoded by the coding sequence ATGCGCGGCAACTCCGGTATCCTTCTTTCCGTGCAGGTGCGCGTGCTTTTCTTCGGGATGTTGAAAGATATCGCCGGCGGCGGCGAGCAGCGGCTCACGCTCGCGGACGGTGCGCGCCTTGCCGACGCGCTGGCCGAATGCGAGCAGCAATGGCCGAAGCTCACCGACTACCTCGCGGCCACCGCCGTCGCCATCAACCAGGAGTTCGCGCCGGTGGAGAGCCGATTGAAGGATGGCGACGAGATCGCCTTGCTGCCTCCGGTCTCCGGAGGCGCGCCGCCGAAGGCGCCGCCTGGCGAACCACTGGTACGCATGCAGCGCGAGCGCATCGTGCCGCACGACATCGTTCCCAAGCTGGAGCGTCCGGAGGATGGCGCGGTCGTTATTTTTGACGGCATAGTTCGAAATCATTCGCGCGGACGCGAGACGAAGTATCTGGAGTACGACGCCTACGAGCCGATGGCGCTCAAGCAGTTAGAGCAGCTGGCGGCGGAGGCGCGGCAGAAGTTCGCCATCCGCAATGTGGCCATCGTCCACCGGTTGGGGAAGCTCGAGATCGGAGAGTCGAGCGTGCTGATCGTTGTGTTCTCAGCGCACCGCGCTGCGGCCTTCGAAGCCTGCCGCTGGCTGATCGACACGCTGAAGCAGACCGTGCCCATATGGAAGAAGGAGTTCTTCGCGGACGGCGCGGTGTGGGCCCCCGGCGAGGCGTTCCCGGAAGCGATCCCAACTGCCGGAAAGGGCGCGAAATAG
- a CDS encoding RNA chaperone Hfq has product MAFRNPNPLTSRSTTKSKLPPPDETGQEAQYLKALGEKQTPVAVKLLDGEVVRGWVEYYDQRMIRLTRDGQPNLFIFKHDIMYISEETGRRR; this is encoded by the coding sequence ATGGCTTTCCGCAATCCGAACCCTTTGACCTCGCGGAGCACCACCAAATCGAAGCTGCCACCACCGGATGAGACCGGGCAGGAAGCGCAGTACCTCAAAGCCCTGGGCGAGAAGCAGACGCCAGTGGCGGTGAAGCTGCTTGATGGCGAGGTCGTACGCGGCTGGGTCGAGTACTACGACCAGCGCATGATCCGCCTGACGCGCGATGGCCAGCCCAACCTGTTCATTTTCAAGCACGACATCATGTACATCTCGGAAGAGACTGGGCGTAGGCGCTGA
- a CDS encoding VWA domain-containing protein: MKTCRHFAVATVLLALVLPGVAQNDAPDGAQNNTQDSAPQSNSQGNPPAVYTQKTEEQKGDPQPTFKVDVKLVNVYVTVTDAHGAPVGGLVKDDFRLAEDGVPQDIRVFAKESELPLSIVLAVDSSLSVRTSLKLELESARRFIHEIMRRQDALSLYQFSEQVDELVHFTSDLRTIDRGIDRVHVGSATALFDAVFLASEALAKRQGRKVLVVITDGGDTMSQVDYQQALRAAQESEAIIYSIIVVPIESSAGRNTGGEHALIQFSEDTGGRYYYAKSLPELDKVFRQISEQLRTQYLLGFYPKARQADSDFRRLAVTLAPAPAAGGAAADDLNQMRARHRTGYYISRPH, encoded by the coding sequence ATGAAAACCTGCCGCCATTTCGCTGTTGCTACAGTTCTGCTCGCGCTGGTGCTGCCGGGCGTCGCGCAAAATGACGCTCCGGACGGCGCTCAAAACAACACCCAAGACAGCGCCCCGCAAAGCAACAGTCAGGGCAACCCTCCCGCCGTCTACACCCAGAAGACGGAAGAACAAAAAGGCGACCCGCAGCCCACCTTCAAAGTGGACGTGAAGCTGGTGAACGTCTACGTGACGGTGACGGACGCGCACGGCGCGCCGGTCGGCGGCCTGGTGAAGGATGACTTCCGGCTCGCCGAAGATGGCGTGCCGCAGGACATTCGCGTCTTCGCCAAGGAATCGGAGCTGCCCCTCTCCATCGTGCTGGCCGTCGATTCCAGCCTCTCCGTCCGCACCAGCCTGAAGCTGGAGCTGGAGTCGGCGCGGCGCTTCATCCACGAGATCATGCGCCGGCAGGACGCACTCTCGCTCTACCAGTTCTCCGAGCAGGTGGACGAGCTTGTCCATTTCACTTCGGACCTGCGCACCATCGACCGCGGCATCGACCGCGTGCATGTGGGCTCGGCGACCGCACTGTTTGACGCCGTGTTCCTCGCCAGCGAGGCGCTAGCCAAGCGCCAGGGCCGCAAAGTCCTGGTCGTCATCACCGATGGCGGCGACACCATGAGCCAGGTGGATTACCAGCAGGCGCTGCGCGCGGCGCAAGAATCGGAGGCGATCATCTATTCCATCATCGTCGTCCCCATCGAATCGAGCGCGGGACGCAACACCGGCGGCGAGCACGCGCTCATCCAGTTCTCCGAAGACACCGGCGGACGCTACTACTACGCCAAGTCGCTGCCCGAACTCGATAAAGTCTTCCGGCAGATCAGCGAGCAGTTGCGCACGCAATACCTGCTCGGCTTCTATCCCAAGGCGCGCCAGGCGGATTCAGACTTCCGCCGCCTCGCCGTCACATTAGCGCCGGCGCCGGCAGCGGGCGGCGCTGCGGCGGACGACTTGAACCAGATGCGCGCACGGCACCGGACGGGGTACTACATTTCGCGTCCGCATTGA